The Argonema galeatum A003/A1 genomic sequence TGACAAAACTAGCTAATTATCCCACTAACCCGGAGCGCAAGGCACGGACAGCGGCTTGGGTACGGTCATCGGCACAGAGTTTGTTTAAAATATTGCGGACGTGGGTCTTGACAGTTCCTACAGTAATGTAGAGCTTGTCAGCGATCGCGGCATTGCTGTGGCCTTCCACAATCAGTTGTAAGACTTCTAATTCTCGATCTGTCAAGGGGTAAGCTTCCAGCATTTGACTGTACTCTGGTTCCGTTGCTGCGATCGCAACAGTTTTAGAGTTAGCTGCTTCGATGCCACTGCTTGACGGCGATGTTGCCGCAGTGGCTGCTTGACGAGTCTGCTTGAGTACAATCCTTGCGATCGCGGGATCGATCCACGAGTTCCCTTCTTGGGTCACTCGCAGCGCTTCTAGCAAATTATCAAAACTGATATCCTTCATGCAATAGGAGTCGGCCCCAGCTGCAAAAGCCGCCAGTACAGCTTCTTGGTTGTCTTGTAATGTCAAAATCAAGACTTTTGGGCCTTGCCTATCCTCTCCTATAGATGCTTTTAGCTGCCTGGTCAACTCAATCCCATCCATGTCTGGCAGACCAATGTCAACTATCGCAATATCTGGTTTCGTTGCCAGTAGCAGCTTTAATCCCTCATTGCCATTTGCGGCTTCGCCTACAACAGTAATTTCTTCTCGCTGTTGTAGTGCTGTCCTAATCCCCACACGGGTGAGGTCATGATCTTCAATGAGGGCAACGCGAATTTCTTTCATCTCAAATCTCGTGGAAGTATGGAAACCGCGTCTTTTTAAAGCGCGGATGAAATACGACTCAAGCGGTTTTAACCGCAATCCCCTTTTGGGGGAGATAGATAGAGGAGCAGTATCTATCCCTTTCCCTGTATGCCGGGAATCGCCTTGCTGCCCCAGTAATGTTAGCCTCGACAAAGTTATCGGTCGGTACTATCTTTGATGGCACTGTCTTACCTCT encodes the following:
- a CDS encoding response regulator, producing MKEIRVALIEDHDLTRVGIRTALQQREEITVVGEAANGNEGLKLLLATKPDIAIVDIGLPDMDGIELTRQLKASIGEDRQGPKVLILTLQDNQEAVLAAFAAGADSYCMKDISFDNLLEALRVTQEGNSWIDPAIARIVLKQTRQAATAATSPSSSGIEAANSKTVAIAATEPEYSQMLEAYPLTDRELEVLQLIVEGHSNAAIADKLYITVGTVKTHVRNILNKLCADDRTQAAVRALRSGLVG